Proteins co-encoded in one Balneolaceae bacterium genomic window:
- a CDS encoding DUF559 domain-containing protein — protein MKRPIIPYNPRLKELARRLRNNSTKSEKILWQYLKGKQILGFDFHRQKPIDQFIVDFYCSELFLAIELDGYSHEHFEIAQKDKRKKKRLNELGVYLIRFWDEEIFNDLDNVLRVIEITVEKRKIKFGL, from the coding sequence ATGAAAAGACCAATCATCCCATATAATCCAAGGCTTAAAGAACTCGCAAGAAGACTCAGAAACAATAGCACCAAATCAGAAAAAATTCTTTGGCAATATCTAAAAGGCAAACAAATTTTAGGATTCGACTTCCATCGACAAAAACCTATTGACCAATTTATTGTAGATTTTTACTGTTCTGAACTATTTCTGGCTATTGAGTTAGATGGATACTCGCATGAACATTTTGAAATTGCTCAAAAAGACAAACGAAAGAAGAAGCGGCTTAATGAATTAGGTGTTTATTTAATTCGTTTTTGGGATGAAGAAATATTTAATGATTTGGATAATGTTTTAAGAGTAATTGAGATCACAGTGGAAAAACGGAAAATAAAATTTGGTCTATAA
- a CDS encoding DUF4212 domain-containing protein, with amino-acid sequence MNEKAKEYWKKHLTLLAILLTIWFIVSFGFGILLVDELNQFRLGGFKLGFWFAQQGSQYVFVILIFIYVYRMNKLDKEFDFDEK; translated from the coding sequence ATGAATGAAAAAGCCAAAGAATACTGGAAGAAACATCTTACCCTGTTAGCTATTCTCTTAACGATTTGGTTTATCGTCTCCTTCGGTTTTGGGATTCTACTTGTCGATGAGTTAAATCAATTTCGATTAGGTGGATTTAAATTAGGTTTTTGGTTTGCTCAGCAGGGCTCCCAGTATGTGTTCGTGATATTGATTTTCATTTATGTGTATCGCATGAATAAACTGGATAAAGAGTTCGATTTTGATGAAAAATGA
- a CDS encoding sodium:solute symporter family protein, whose amino-acid sequence MSIQVWTFIIVGITFALYIGIAVWARVGSTSDFYVAGGRVHPLANGMATAADWMSAASFISMAGLIAFLGYDGSVYLMGWTGGYVLLALLLAPYLRKFGKFTVPDFVGDRYYSSTARVVAILCAVFISFTYVAGQMRGVGIVFSRFLDVGINQGVIIGMIIVFFYAVLGGMKGITYTQVAQYCVLIFAYLVPVIFVSILMTGNPIPQLGFGGTLVDEPSVYLLDRLDGLMTDLGFTAYTDGTKLPIDVFFITAALMVGTAGLPHVIIRFFTVPRVKDARISAGYALIFIVLLYSTAPAVAAFVKTNMINDVDKVAYTEAPQWFHNWEATGLLQYEDSNDDGLIQYHSDPSINELTVDPDIMVLASPEIADLPNWVVGLVAAGGLAAALSTAAGLLLVLATAIAHDLLKRTFIPTMKEKTELIVARVTVFFTVLIAGYFGINPPGFVAQTVAFAFGLAAASFFPVILMGIFFKRMNKEGAIAGMIAGITLTASYIIYFTFINPELNNAEHWWFGISPEGIGTLGMILNFVVALTVMKFTKEPPQDIQDLVEDIRIPRKVVASDKEEQSGKD is encoded by the coding sequence ATGAGTATACAAGTTTGGACGTTCATTATTGTAGGAATCACATTTGCGCTCTATATCGGTATTGCCGTTTGGGCACGCGTGGGATCTACAAGTGATTTTTACGTAGCAGGTGGCCGGGTTCATCCATTGGCGAATGGGATGGCAACAGCTGCAGACTGGATGTCGGCTGCCTCATTCATCTCCATGGCCGGTTTAATTGCATTTCTTGGGTACGACGGATCGGTTTACCTGATGGGGTGGACCGGCGGTTACGTTCTTTTAGCACTTCTGCTGGCACCATATCTTCGCAAGTTTGGCAAGTTTACCGTTCCTGATTTTGTGGGGGATCGTTACTATTCAAGTACCGCGAGGGTTGTGGCAATTCTTTGTGCCGTTTTTATTTCGTTTACCTATGTGGCCGGACAGATGCGCGGAGTGGGAATTGTTTTCTCCCGGTTTTTAGATGTAGGAATCAACCAGGGTGTGATAATCGGGATGATTATTGTGTTCTTCTATGCCGTTTTAGGCGGGATGAAGGGAATTACCTATACACAAGTTGCCCAATACTGTGTGTTGATTTTTGCATATCTCGTACCTGTTATATTTGTTTCGATTTTAATGACCGGAAACCCCATTCCGCAACTGGGATTTGGTGGTACTTTGGTGGATGAACCGAGTGTCTATCTTTTGGACAGGCTGGATGGTTTGATGACGGACCTTGGATTTACGGCGTATACCGATGGGACAAAGCTCCCGATAGATGTCTTTTTCATAACCGCCGCTTTGATGGTGGGAACAGCCGGATTGCCACATGTGATTATTCGCTTCTTTACTGTCCCGAGAGTTAAGGATGCCCGGATATCTGCAGGATATGCTCTGATTTTTATAGTACTTCTCTACAGCACCGCTCCGGCCGTTGCTGCTTTTGTTAAGACCAATATGATTAATGATGTAGATAAGGTTGCGTACACCGAGGCACCACAATGGTTCCACAACTGGGAGGCTACAGGATTGCTTCAATATGAAGATTCGAATGACGATGGTCTGATTCAATACCATTCAGATCCATCCATTAATGAACTCACGGTGGATCCGGATATCATGGTTCTTGCCAGCCCGGAAATTGCCGATTTGCCGAATTGGGTAGTTGGGTTGGTTGCAGCAGGCGGATTGGCAGCGGCGCTCTCAACTGCAGCGGGTTTACTACTGGTTCTTGCTACTGCAATTGCACACGATCTCCTGAAGCGAACATTTATTCCAACCATGAAGGAGAAGACCGAGTTGATTGTAGCGAGAGTTACCGTATTCTTTACCGTACTTATTGCAGGCTATTTTGGAATCAATCCCCCGGGTTTTGTAGCCCAAACTGTGGCCTTTGCGTTCGGTCTGGCGGCAGCTTCATTCTTTCCCGTCATTTTGATGGGTATTTTCTTTAAACGGATGAATAAAGAGGGTGCAATTGCAGGAATGATTGCCGGAATTACATTGACAGCTTCTTACATCATATACTTTACATTTATCAATCCTGAATTAAACAATGCAGAACACTGGTGGTTTGGAATCTCTCCGGAAGGTATCGGAACATTGGGAATGATTTTGAACTTTGTGGTGGCCCTCACCGTGATGAAGTTTACCAAAGAACCGCCGCAGGATATCCAGGATCTGGTAGAGGATATTCGAATTCCGCGAAAAGTGGTCGCATCAGACAAGGAAGAACAATCCGGGAAAGATTAA
- a CDS encoding transketolase C-terminal domain-containing protein, with amino-acid sequence MLITGTEIEIIDLRSLAPIDWKTVLQSVQKTGKVLLLQEPSEILGPMSEISSGIIERGFEYLDAPVMRCSSLHTPVPFNKNLEKGYLAKYRLKETLDQLIEY; translated from the coding sequence ATGCTGATAACAGGAACGGAAATTGAAATCATTGACCTCAGATCACTCGCTCCCATCGATTGGAAAACGGTTCTTCAATCCGTTCAAAAAACGGGTAAAGTTTTGTTATTACAGGAACCATCTGAAATTTTAGGTCCGATGAGTGAAATATCATCGGGTATTATTGAACGAGGATTTGAATATTTAGATGCCCCTGTGATGCGGTGCTCCTCCCTTCATACACCGGTTCCCTTCAACAAAAATTTAGAGAAAGGATACTTAGCAAAATATAGGTTGAAAGAGACGCTGGACCAGTTGATTGAGTATTGA
- a CDS encoding DUF6155 family protein, producing the protein MPRSPSIKSLIKDLEPDELREVIVELCKLNSKNKQFLQLYLQSSDSVDIESIVNEAKAKIHRYFYGQSVIPKVDLSSARKTVNEYSKVLKEYPGQVAELKLYYVETGTDLTNDFGDMYEAFYSSLESMFKSFCKHIIKHPTYFNQFEDRIKNLQTACKDIGWGYQDIIDDLAFELEEAMKANQKK; encoded by the coding sequence ATGCCACGATCACCATCCATAAAATCTCTTATTAAAGATCTTGAACCTGACGAACTTCGTGAAGTGATCGTTGAACTTTGCAAGCTCAACTCCAAAAACAAGCAATTTTTACAGCTTTATCTGCAGAGTTCGGATTCCGTTGATATCGAATCCATTGTGAATGAAGCAAAGGCCAAAATTCATAGATATTTCTATGGCCAATCAGTGATTCCAAAAGTAGATTTATCGAGCGCCCGAAAAACCGTCAACGAATACAGCAAAGTACTCAAAGAATATCCGGGACAGGTTGCTGAACTTAAACTCTACTACGTTGAAACCGGTACAGATCTGACAAATGATTTCGGAGATATGTATGAAGCTTTTTACTCATCATTGGAGTCTATGTTTAAAAGTTTTTGCAAACACATTATCAAGCATCCCACCTATTTTAATCAGTTTGAAGATCGAATAAAAAATCTGCAAACTGCCTGTAAAGATATCGGCTGGGGCTATCAAGATATCATTGATGATCTTGCTTTTGAGCTGGAGGAGGCAATGAAAGCGAATCAAAAGAAATAA
- a CDS encoding universal stress protein, with product MIKRILIALDPDEDTPIATQYAISLANNSDASVTGLAVVDTSNIYPTGIIGDPDETHHARNLWEELTEESRSVADRLLQKFRNSVEKSGVRHSEIKKEGASYERIIEGMKYHDLLVVGRDSHFFYNEPKQNTKTLAQVVKYGVSPTLIVTHHFEEVKKVLIAFDGSRPAARSLKSFAHLKPFGEKVDIELLHVQNEDDSNEEILNYAADYLKEHNFKTITTKVLKKEKISEQILARSREIDADLIVLGAHAVSAIKRLTFGSTTHDLITKTHLPLFMTP from the coding sequence ATGATTAAACGAATTCTAATCGCTCTTGATCCCGATGAAGACACTCCTATTGCAACTCAGTATGCCATTTCACTCGCTAATAACAGCGACGCATCTGTAACCGGTTTGGCCGTTGTTGATACAAGCAATATCTATCCTACAGGAATCATTGGCGATCCGGACGAAACTCATCATGCCCGAAATTTATGGGAAGAATTGACTGAAGAGAGCCGAAGTGTAGCTGATAGACTTTTACAAAAATTCAGAAACAGCGTTGAAAAATCCGGCGTCAGACATTCTGAAATCAAGAAAGAGGGAGCATCTTACGAGCGTATTATTGAGGGGATGAAATACCACGATCTGCTTGTTGTGGGCCGGGATTCTCATTTCTTTTACAACGAACCCAAACAAAACACTAAAACACTTGCTCAGGTTGTAAAATATGGTGTCTCCCCAACCCTGATTGTAACACACCATTTTGAAGAAGTAAAAAAAGTACTTATTGCTTTTGACGGGAGCCGACCGGCAGCACGATCATTAAAAAGCTTTGCGCACCTCAAACCATTTGGTGAAAAAGTAGACATTGAACTGCTTCATGTTCAGAATGAAGATGACTCAAACGAAGAAATTTTAAATTATGCAGCCGACTATCTAAAAGAGCACAACTTTAAAACAATTACCACAAAAGTTCTGAAGAAAGAAAAGATCAGTGAGCAAATTTTGGCCCGAAGTCGTGAAATAGACGCCGATCTGATTGTACTTGGTGCACATGCGGTTTCGGCCATCAAGCGATTAACATTTGGTTCAACCACTCACGATCTGATTACAAAAACCCATTTGCCGCTTTTTATGACACCCTGA
- a CDS encoding S9 family peptidase translates to MKKFLILLLIPLFLSLPDQIAKAQKTNFDYLDIFDLQFVDEPQISPDGNTIIYLRHQFDVMTDKRYTNLWSISFSGDDHEPLTSGKSSYGSPIWSPDGSRIAYTSSEEGSNQIFIRWMESGTTSSITNLTHSPANLQWSPDGTKLLFTMNIPADQPKIADLPSPPDGAEWTKSATVIDYVQFKADGNFDILEESYSHIYLISAEGGAPRKLTNGNFDHSSPTWAPDGESILFTADRSGNADLDPNNAQIYEMNIESGEMTQITDKRGPHSNPKISPDGQYIAYTGYEDQFVGYQLTDLYIMNRDGSNLQKISGTLDVDVSDITWASDSRSLFFRYDEEGNSKLGNIRLNGDIITVASNLGTSSIGRPYGGGAYSVADNGRFAIPLGSTERPTELAVGHFPTRMAITQLTNINELFLQSKNLGETTEFWVDSSVDDFEIQGWILTPPDFDPNQKYPMILEIHGGPHTNYGPRFTPELQLMAAKGYVVVYTNPRGSTSYSSDFAAYINQNYPSEDYNDLMDAVDYVIDRGYIDEDRLYITGGSGGGVLSSWAIGKTDRFAAAVVAKPVINWYSFVLTADVYPFFSKYWFTEYPWDDPEQYLERSPISLVGNVTTPTMLLVGEYDYRTPVSESEQYYQALKLRGVDASMVKISESSHSIASKPSNLIRKVAYILGWFEKY, encoded by the coding sequence ATGAAAAAATTCCTGATTCTACTCCTGATTCCACTCTTCCTTTCCTTACCCGATCAAATCGCAAAGGCCCAAAAAACCAATTTTGATTATCTGGATATCTTCGATCTTCAGTTTGTGGATGAACCACAAATTTCACCTGATGGAAATACTATCATCTACCTCCGTCACCAGTTTGATGTGATGACAGACAAACGCTACACCAACTTGTGGAGCATCTCTTTCAGCGGGGATGATCACGAACCGCTGACATCCGGAAAATCAAGCTACGGATCACCAATTTGGTCACCCGACGGATCAAGAATTGCCTACACATCATCTGAAGAAGGATCAAACCAGATCTTTATTCGATGGATGGAGAGCGGAACAACTTCTTCCATCACCAACCTGACTCACAGTCCGGCAAATTTACAATGGTCACCCGATGGTACTAAGCTGCTTTTCACAATGAATATTCCAGCAGATCAACCTAAAATAGCCGATCTTCCATCCCCTCCCGACGGTGCGGAATGGACCAAAAGTGCTACTGTAATCGACTACGTTCAATTCAAAGCCGACGGTAATTTCGACATCCTTGAGGAAAGCTATTCCCACATCTACCTGATTTCAGCCGAGGGTGGCGCTCCGCGAAAGCTGACGAATGGAAATTTCGATCACTCCTCTCCCACCTGGGCACCAGATGGAGAAAGCATTCTTTTTACGGCTGATCGATCCGGTAATGCCGATCTTGATCCCAATAATGCTCAAATTTATGAGATGAATATAGAATCCGGAGAAATGACTCAAATCACGGACAAACGGGGTCCGCACAGCAATCCGAAAATTTCGCCGGATGGACAGTATATCGCCTATACCGGCTATGAAGATCAATTTGTGGGATACCAGTTGACCGATCTCTACATCATGAACCGTGACGGCTCGAACCTGCAAAAAATTTCCGGTACCCTCGACGTAGATGTCAGTGATATTACCTGGGCCAGTGACAGCCGCTCGCTGTTCTTTCGATACGATGAGGAAGGAAACAGCAAACTTGGTAATATTCGACTGAATGGCGATATCATAACCGTTGCATCGAACCTGGGTACCTCAAGCATTGGGCGGCCGTATGGTGGCGGAGCATATTCTGTAGCAGACAATGGTCGTTTTGCTATTCCTCTTGGATCCACCGAACGACCGACTGAACTTGCTGTAGGCCATTTTCCCACCCGGATGGCTATTACTCAGCTAACAAATATTAATGAGCTCTTTTTACAGTCTAAGAACCTGGGAGAAACCACCGAGTTTTGGGTTGATTCATCCGTTGATGATTTTGAAATCCAGGGCTGGATCCTTACCCCGCCAGACTTTGATCCGAATCAAAAATACCCCATGATTCTCGAAATTCACGGGGGTCCGCACACCAATTATGGACCGAGATTTACTCCTGAACTTCAACTAATGGCTGCCAAAGGTTACGTGGTTGTATATACCAATCCAAGAGGTAGTACAAGCTACTCCAGTGATTTTGCCGCTTACATTAATCAAAACTATCCAAGTGAAGATTATAACGATCTGATGGATGCTGTGGATTATGTAATTGACCGCGGCTATATCGATGAGGACAGGCTGTACATTACCGGCGGAAGCGGCGGAGGTGTTCTGAGCTCCTGGGCCATTGGAAAAACGGATCGTTTTGCGGCTGCAGTTGTAGCCAAACCGGTTATAAACTGGTACAGTTTTGTATTGACTGCTGATGTTTACCCATTTTTTAGCAAATATTGGTTTACAGAATACCCCTGGGATGATCCCGAGCAGTACCTTGAAAGATCCCCGATTTCGCTGGTTGGCAACGTAACGACACCTACCATGCTACTTGTTGGTGAGTATGATTACCGAACTCCCGTAAGCGAAAGCGAGCAGTATTACCAGGCGTTAAAACTCCGGGGAGTGGATGCCTCGATGGTTAAAATCTCCGAATCATCACACTCCATCGCCTCCAAACCCAGCAATTTGATACGAAAAGTGGCGTATATTTTAGGATGGTTTGAGAAGTATTAG
- a CDS encoding thiamine pyrophosphate-dependent enzyme, whose product MIQTDKKISKDEAEKIYKALLLPRLIEERMLKLLRQNKISKWFSGIGQEAISVATALTLDDDDYILPMHRNLGIFTTRGVPLYKLFCQLLGKADGFTGGRDRSFHFGSTKHNIFGMISHLGATMPVADGIALAQKLKNRNRVSVSFCGDGTTSEGDFHEALNLAGVWKLPVIFIIENNGYGLSTPVSEQYACEHLVDRAEGYGLKGIQLDGNDFFAVQNAIQEARESALNGTPVLIEAVTFRMRGHEEASGTFYVPDEEFEKWKDEDPILRFENWLLDQKYFDNRKSFEKTKDEVNQKFEDELKRALKADEPVFDEKTELKRAGLSPQPKFSKSYSGKTSEKRFIDATHLAQKQAFSEDESFILMGQDIAEYGGVFKATEGFIEEFGKDRIRNTPIIESGAIGAAIGLAIEGFKPVVEMQFADFISCGFNQIINNLSKARYRWMPELNITIRAPHGADVGAGPFHSQSPEGWFMQHPGLRILVPSSVEDAQHMLYTALYDPNPVLFFEHKRLYRSIRATTSDPCRLIDIEKANIVREGSDISIITYGLGVHWALEIAGEYADNRNGN is encoded by the coding sequence GTGATCCAAACCGACAAAAAAATATCAAAAGACGAAGCGGAGAAAATCTACAAAGCCCTTCTCCTCCCGCGGCTAATTGAGGAGCGAATGTTGAAGCTTCTTCGTCAGAATAAAATCAGCAAATGGTTTTCCGGCATTGGCCAGGAAGCGATCTCTGTTGCCACTGCCCTCACTCTCGATGATGACGACTATATCCTCCCAATGCACCGCAATCTGGGAATCTTTACAACACGCGGCGTGCCTCTCTACAAACTTTTTTGTCAGCTTTTGGGGAAAGCAGATGGCTTTACGGGAGGACGAGACCGCTCGTTTCATTTCGGATCAACCAAACACAATATTTTTGGAATGATCTCCCATCTCGGCGCAACGATGCCTGTGGCCGATGGAATTGCCCTGGCTCAGAAATTAAAAAACAGAAACCGGGTGAGCGTAAGTTTTTGTGGAGACGGAACCACCAGTGAGGGCGATTTTCACGAAGCTCTAAATCTCGCCGGAGTCTGGAAGCTGCCCGTTATTTTTATCATCGAAAACAACGGTTACGGGCTTTCCACTCCTGTATCGGAACAATATGCCTGCGAACATCTTGTAGACCGGGCGGAGGGATACGGATTGAAGGGAATCCAACTTGACGGAAACGATTTTTTCGCGGTTCAGAATGCCATTCAGGAAGCTCGCGAATCAGCTTTGAATGGAACTCCGGTTTTGATAGAGGCTGTCACTTTTCGCATGAGAGGGCATGAAGAGGCATCCGGAACATTTTATGTACCTGATGAAGAGTTCGAAAAATGGAAAGATGAAGACCCTATTCTGCGATTTGAAAATTGGCTTTTAGATCAGAAATATTTTGACAACCGGAAATCATTTGAGAAAACTAAAGATGAGGTCAATCAAAAATTTGAAGATGAATTAAAGAGAGCTCTCAAAGCTGATGAACCTGTTTTTGATGAGAAGACGGAACTCAAACGAGCCGGACTTTCCCCTCAGCCCAAATTCTCAAAATCATATAGTGGAAAAACTTCTGAGAAACGCTTCATTGATGCTACACATCTCGCCCAAAAACAGGCCTTTTCTGAAGATGAATCCTTCATCCTGATGGGGCAGGATATCGCCGAATACGGTGGAGTATTTAAAGCTACGGAGGGATTTATTGAGGAATTTGGCAAAGATCGGATTCGAAATACACCGATTATTGAATCCGGAGCAATTGGTGCGGCGATTGGCCTTGCTATTGAAGGATTCAAACCCGTTGTTGAGATGCAGTTTGCGGATTTTATCTCTTGTGGATTCAATCAAATTATCAACAACTTGTCCAAGGCGCGCTACCGCTGGATGCCGGAATTGAATATTACCATTCGTGCGCCGCACGGTGCAGATGTTGGTGCTGGTCCTTTTCATTCTCAAAGTCCAGAAGGCTGGTTCATGCAGCATCCGGGATTACGGATTTTGGTTCCCTCATCTGTTGAAGATGCTCAACATATGCTTTACACAGCGTTATACGATCCAAACCCGGTACTGTTTTTTGAGCATAAACGGTTGTACAGAAGCATCCGGGCTACGACTTCAGACCCATGCAGACTCATCGATATCGAAAAAGCCAATATCGTTCGGGAGGGCTCGGATATTTCCATTATCACCTATGGTTTGGGTGTTCACTGGGCATTGGAAATTGCAGGGGAGTATGCTGATAACAGGAACGGAAATTGA
- a CDS encoding Zn-dependent hydrolase has product MMKRLATTFSILSLLFTGLLLTGCGGQESGEMSESSSDEMTIEDRLDQYTTFELNADLSQLSDNQRQMISLLIDAGQAMDEVFWMESYGDKSELMDMLGSESLREFAEINYGPWDRLNGDEPFVEGFGQKPLGANFYPADMTKEEFDAWDSETKDDLYTLVRRDDSGNLMTVPYHEAFAEQHQLASEKLKEAAELAEDPGLKRYLNLRAEALLTDEYQASDMAWLDMKENTIEVVIGPIETYEDQLYGYKAAHETFVLIKDQEWSDRLSRYAEVLPELQEGLPVPDEYKQEEPGRDSDLNAYDAVYYAGDANAGSKTIAINLPNDEEVQLAKGTRRLQLKNAMRAKYDKILVDIADMLIVEEQREHLTFDAFFANTMFHEVAHGLGIKNTINGSGTVREALREHSSALEEGKADVLGLYMISELRNDGTVTDGVIEDNYTTFVASIFRSIRFGTSSAHGMANLIRFNYFVENGAITYDEDQEAWRVEYDQMDEVTNSLSNRILTFQGDGDYEGVAAFVEEYGHVGEQLQNSLDRLAEAGIPTDIVFEQGKEVLGIE; this is encoded by the coding sequence ATGATGAAACGCTTGGCAACCACTTTTTCAATTCTATCATTACTATTCACAGGACTTTTGCTAACAGGATGCGGCGGGCAGGAATCAGGGGAGATGTCAGAGTCATCCTCAGATGAAATGACCATCGAAGACCGCCTCGACCAATACACCACGTTTGAGCTGAATGCAGATTTGAGTCAGCTTTCCGACAACCAGCGGCAGATGATTTCGCTGCTGATTGACGCCGGACAGGCGATGGATGAGGTGTTCTGGATGGAGTCGTATGGAGATAAGAGTGAGCTGATGGATATGCTGGGTAGTGAGTCGTTGAGGGAGTTTGCGGAGATCAATTATGGTCCGTGGGACCGCCTGAACGGGGATGAACCGTTTGTAGAAGGTTTTGGGCAAAAACCACTTGGCGCCAATTTCTATCCCGCCGATATGACGAAAGAGGAGTTTGATGCGTGGGATTCTGAAACGAAGGATGATCTGTACACGCTGGTCCGGAGAGATGATTCCGGCAACTTAATGACGGTTCCGTATCACGAGGCGTTTGCCGAGCAGCATCAATTGGCATCTGAGAAGTTGAAAGAAGCGGCCGAACTGGCGGAAGATCCCGGACTGAAGCGGTACCTGAATTTACGGGCGGAAGCGCTGCTGACCGACGAGTATCAGGCCAGCGATATGGCGTGGCTGGATATGAAAGAGAACACGATTGAGGTGGTGATCGGGCCGATTGAAACGTATGAAGATCAGCTCTACGGGTACAAAGCCGCACACGAAACATTTGTGCTGATCAAAGACCAGGAGTGGAGCGACCGCCTCTCGCGATATGCCGAAGTGCTGCCCGAACTCCAGGAGGGTCTGCCGGTTCCCGACGAATACAAACAGGAAGAACCGGGTCGCGATTCGGACCTCAACGCCTACGATGCTGTGTACTACGCCGGAGATGCCAATGCGGGCTCAAAAACCATCGCCATCAACCTGCCGAATGACGAGGAAGTTCAGCTTGCAAAAGGAACACGAAGACTCCAGTTGAAAAACGCGATGCGTGCCAAGTACGACAAGATTTTGGTGGATATCGCCGATATGCTGATTGTGGAAGAACAGCGCGAACACCTGACATTTGACGCCTTTTTTGCCAACACGATGTTTCATGAAGTAGCTCACGGATTGGGAATTAAGAATACCATTAACGGCAGCGGAACCGTTCGGGAAGCTCTCAGAGAACATTCATCGGCACTCGAAGAGGGTAAAGCCGATGTTCTTGGATTGTACATGATTTCCGAACTCCGAAACGACGGAACGGTGACTGATGGTGTCATTGAAGATAACTACACCACATTTGTTGCCAGTATTTTCCGGTCGATCCGATTCGGAACCAGCAGCGCTCACGGAATGGCGAACCTGATTCGGTTTAATTATTTCGTAGAAAATGGCGCCATCACGTACGACGAAGATCAGGAAGCGTGGAGAGTGGAGTATGACCAAATGGATGAGGTCACGAACTCCTTATCAAACCGAATTCTAACCTTCCAGGGTGACGGCGATTATGAAGGTGTCGCTGCTTTTGTGGAAGAGTATGGCCATGTCGGCGAGCAACTTCAAAACTCCCTCGACCGTCTCGCGGAAGCAGGAATTCCCACGGATATTGTGTTTGAGCAAGGGAAAGAGGTTTTGGGGATTGAGTAA
- a CDS encoding deoxyhypusine synthase family protein yields MSTKGPVSNFLTHHFRHFNAASLVDAAKAYEDQLNSGAKMMITLAGAMSSGELGLSLAEMIRQDKVHIITCTGANLEEDLFNLVAHNHYKRIPNYRDLSPEDEQKLLEGHFNRVTDTCIPEEEAMRRIEDHLVKRWIKATEENNRYLPHEYFYDLLLSGDLEESYQIDPDDSWLMAAAKKDIPIIVPGWEDSTCGNFFASHCIHGDADPMAVKSGIEYMMFLTDWYQKNSKNGVGFFQIGGGIAGDFPICVVPMMEQDLGLKDTPLWSYFCQISDSTTSYGSYSGAVPNEKITWGKLGIDTPKFIIESDATIVAPLIFAYLLGW; encoded by the coding sequence ATGAGTACAAAAGGACCTGTTTCCAATTTTTTAACTCACCATTTTCGCCATTTTAATGCCGCTTCGCTGGTTGATGCAGCTAAAGCTTATGAAGATCAGCTCAACAGTGGGGCAAAAATGATGATTACACTCGCCGGTGCTATGAGTTCGGGTGAGCTTGGCTTATCTCTTGCGGAGATGATTCGGCAGGACAAAGTTCATATCATCACCTGTACGGGTGCCAATCTCGAAGAAGATCTCTTCAATCTCGTGGCGCACAATCATTATAAACGCATTCCAAATTACCGTGATTTAAGTCCGGAAGATGAACAGAAACTTCTCGAAGGGCATTTTAATCGCGTTACGGACACCTGTATTCCTGAAGAAGAAGCGATGCGACGGATTGAAGATCATCTGGTAAAACGATGGATAAAAGCCACGGAAGAAAATAACCGATATCTCCCTCACGAATATTTTTATGACCTTCTTTTGAGTGGTGATCTGGAGGAGAGTTATCAAATCGATCCGGATGATTCCTGGCTAATGGCTGCCGCAAAAAAGGATATCCCGATTATCGTGCCGGGCTGGGAAGATTCAACTTGTGGTAATTTTTTTGCGTCCCACTGCATTCATGGTGATGCTGACCCCATGGCCGTGAAAAGCGGTATTGAGTATATGATGTTTTTGACAGACTGGTATCAAAAAAATTCCAAAAATGGAGTCGGGTTTTTTCAGATTGGCGGTGGAATTGCAGGAGATTTCCCCATCTGTGTGGTACCGATGATGGAACAGGATCTTGGGCTGAAAGACACACCACTCTGGTCCTATTTCTGCCAAATTAGTGATTCCACAACCAGTTACGGATCCTATTCAGGAGCTGTTCCCAATGAAAAAATTACCTGGGGCAAACTTGGTATTGATACACCGAAATTCATCATCGAATCCGATGCCACCATTGTAGCTCCGCTGATTTTTGCGTATTTGTTGGGGTGGTGA